In the genome of Felis catus isolate Fca126 chromosome E1, F.catus_Fca126_mat1.0, whole genome shotgun sequence, the window gagccccgcgtcgggctctgggctgatggctcagagcctggagcctgtttccgattctgtgtctccctctctctctgcccctcccccgttcatgccctgtctctctctgtccccgaaataaataaacgttgaaaaaaaaattaaaaaaaaaataaataaacattaaaaaaaaaattttttttaaaaagaaccttcTAGCACCTTGGATTGGGATCTCGATCTGGGGTCTGGGACCCAATCCCGTTTCCTATGCCTCCGGGACAGCGGGAGCTTCCCTGAGAGGAGAGGGGGCTGAGCCGCTGCAGGGTGCGGGGCGATGTGGGAAGGCTGCCCAGAAGCCCTCCGGTCTGTCACTGTCCAGGGCCACCGCGGGCCCCAAACCTCGCCTCCCTCATCCTAGCCGGCCGCATGGCCCGCAAAGCAGGCAATCTGACCTCAGCATCCACGTGTCATAGTCGATATCCGTCATGGTGTTGGGGAATTCAAGGTCCTCTGGCCGAATAGCGGTCACTCCTAGGAGGCAGGGGTAGGTCAGAGCCAAGCGCCCAGCAGTGGGCAGCCAGCagccaccgcccccgcccccggtgcgcgcacacacacgggTGCCCTCACCGGCCTCGATGGAGCCTGACCAGCGGTCCACCATCTTCTGAATGACGATTTCAAATAGCTCCCCATCCCGCAGGGCCCTGCCAGGGACAGCGGCAATCAGACAGGCCCTGCTCGGTGGCCGAGGCTGGGCAGCGGGAAGCTGGGGGCACGAAGGCCCAGGCACTGACCGATTGGAGATGACGATGGCGTCGTTGAACTCGCTGCGGCAGTTATGGCGGAGCGCGGTGCGGCCCCCGTTGGTGATCACTGCGTTACTGCCGTGTAGCTGGTGGAAACGCAGGTCGGAGCCCCCGGCCCCCGATGACGGGGAGCTCGGGGACACCTGGTTGTTCCCTTCGGGGAGTGGCTCGGGGACTGGGGGCACCTCTGCATGAGTGGTCATCACCCATTAGGCTCACAGGGGTCTCGGAGGCCCCCCAAGGCCACCCcgaccccctgcccctgcccagtcCGGCCCTCACCCACGTCGTCCACAATGGTGGCCTGGGCCGCCTGGCCGTAGAGGTCCACGACTGCGTAGACACCCGGGGGCACGTTCCAGGCCGCGGGGCCCTGAGTCATCCCGTTGACAAAGAAGTGCAGGGTCCCGTCCTCCCGCCGCACCACGCCCACCGTGTCCCCTGCCTTGGAAGAAGGGGGGCTGGAGTGAGGAGTCAGGCAGAGCTCCCGCCTGGGCTGGTCCTACGGCAGCCCCGCCTTGCCCGCCTCCCGCCGCCGGGCCCCGGCCGGACGCACGCTCTCCCACCTTGAGGCGGTCCAGGTTGTGCCCGTACTCGTCCAGGATGGTCGTCCCGTTGTGCATCACCCCGTTCCCGGTCATCATCCAGGTCCCTAGGGGGACGAGGGGGGACAGAGGACGTGAGCGGGGCCCAGGGCTCCTGTCGTGCAGCGGTGCCCGCGTCCACCCCCCAAAGCCGCTGGCCCGGCCTGCCTTTTCTGACGGTCGGCTCTCTTCCCAGAGCTGAACAAGAAAACCCTGCACGTCCCAAGCCAGCCATAAGCCCCGTCCACGTGACAGGCAGGCCTCAGCCACCGGATGAGTCGTCACAAGGGTGACAAGCGAAAAAAGGGCCGGAGCACAAGCATCCGGGCTCCAGGGGGTGGTTTCCTCCCGCAGACCCtgtcccggccccgccccgccggggGGCTCACCCGAGCGCAGGTTGGTCATGGTGGAGGGCAACTGGAGGTAGGCAGGGTTGTGGGTGGTGACACCGATCTCGATGGAGCCAGCCCACTTGTCTACCATCTTGTCGATGCGCACCTGGAACACCTCTCCGTCCCGCAGGGCTCTGCTGCTCAGCACTACGCCGTGATTGAAGTCATCGGTGGCACTGAGGGCACAGCACGTGGGGCCTCAGGCACGAGCGCGCGCTCTGAGCACGCCGCACCCCGGCCCGGTCGGTGCCTGCCTGACTCCTGCTGCCCCCAATCCACCTGCTGACCTTCGCTCTCCCGGAGGCTCCCCCCTTCTCTGTCACGACGGCCCCGCTCAGAATCCCGCCGCCCCCCGCATCCGCGCCCCTCCCGCAAGCCCGTTAGAGCCCCTTCTGCgggcttctccccaccccctgggcCATACTGGGGCCTCAAGGCAGTGCGTCCCTCGTGGGTGATAGCCGCCTTCTGCCCGCAGTTCGGGTGGAAGAGCAGGCGCTCGGGCTCGGCCTGAgcggcgggggcggcgcggcGGAGGGCGCCCTCGGGAGACAGGGCCCGCAGGATGGCGTTGTTCCGGCGCAGACGGTCGCTGTGGTTGTTATTATGGACGATGGTCACCTTCACCGCCATCCCGTACAAGTCCACCACTCCATACACCACCGGGGGCGTCAGCGGGGTGGCCACGCCTGTGGGGGTGGAAGGCAAAGGAAGGGGTCAGACACGGGGACACCAGCCTCAAAGAGAGACAGGAGTGTGAGGACCAGACCCCCTGCACCGAGCGCCCTGGCCGCGCAGCCCCTACCCTGATCGATGCCGTTAATGAAGAAATGCAGGGCAGAATTGGACTTCCTCGTGAGACCGATGTGGTCGCCCTCCTGGTCAAAGCAGAAAAGACGAAAGTCTGGAATCTATCCCCGGTCGGGCTCCAGACTTGTCCCGGGGACCCTGGAACAACGCGGTCCTAAAGCCTGCCCGCCAGCCCAGGCCGCAGGGGAACTGCTCCGAAGGTGCCGGAGTCACAGAGCCGCCCCGAACGCTCACTCCGAGGCCAGCGCTGCATTAAGCCATCTCATAAACATCACCCCATCTACCTCCCAAAGGAGTCTAGAAAATACTAACAGGCTCGTTTTAAACgttagaagggaagaaaaaaaaacccaccaaactaCCAAAGAGAACGAGTTTGTTGCCTCTGGTCACCACCACAAATGGCCAAGcgattaagaaaaagtaaaactctgACTTGGAAACCTGAGTGCCTAACTACTAGGCAGCCCTGCCTTCTCAGAAGGAACCTCTAGGCAAAAGCTAAcaggccttggggcgcctgagtggctcagtcggcggagcgtccgacttcggctcaggtcatgatctcacggttcgtgagttcgagccccacatcgggctctgtgctgacagctcggagcctggagcctgcctcgggttctgtgtctccctctctctgccccttagccactcacactctgcctctctctaacGTTTAAagtaaataagcgttaaaaaaaaaaaaaagactttaaaaagcgCTAACAGGCCTTGCTCTGGGTCACAGGGGAGACCGTGGTGCACAGGCAGGGGCACAGGGAAACGGGGCTGCCCCACAGAGGGGCCCAGGCTCCACGCCCACCCTCACCTGTAGCTCATCCAGACTGAACTCACAGTACTCCCGGCGGGTGCCCTTGCCGTTGGTCAGGATCCCACAGCCACTCATCATGATGGTGCCTGGGGGGGAAGCGGACACCCCGCTCGGGACACGGGCTTCCTCCGCCTTAGGAAGGTGCCCCCCGCCCTGCCCGGGGCTGGTACCTGACTGCAGGTTGGTCATGGTGGCCGGGTACTCCAGGCTGTTGGGGTTGTGGGTGGTGACGCCGATCTCAATGGAGCCAGACCACTTATCCACGAGCTTGTCGATGCGGATCTTGGGAGGGGCGACGACAGAAGGGAGAGACGGGGAACGTGAGCACAGAACAGGGCCCCTCGGTCCCCGGCTCTTCCTCGGGCCCCACCCTTCTAACGTCAAGGGTCAAGCCCGGTCTCGAGCCCCCGGAGAGTGACGTGCCAACCAGAGCCCGGGATCTCGCACACCTCAAACATCTCGTTGTCCCGGAGCGGACGGTTGGTCATGACCACGCCATTGTTGAACTCATCCAGGGGCCGGCGGCGCTCGGCCGTCTTGTTATTGTTGCTGAGTTTGATGAGGGTTCCGCACTTCTCGTGAAAGAGCAGGGCGTCGTTGGAAGTGAGGACAGGCGAGGTGGCAGCGCCGCTGGGCCCCGGTCCTTCCCCGGCCGGGGGGGAGCTCAGGTTCACATTTAGGAGCCCCCCGTTGTAGGCAGACAGGATGGCGTTGCCCACCACCTCCGAGAGCTCCATGCTGGCAAAATCTGcagcggcggggcgggggagggaagctGGAACGAGGCCGTACCCCCTCTGGCTCGCCACTCGCCCCCTGGCCCTCTCCTGAGGTCCCTCCCCTCGCCTGGGCCACCTCACTTCCCACTGCCCTTCCCAGAGCCTCCCGGAAGCCCTCACCATTATGCGACTCAAGGCTGTTAGGAAACGTCTCCGGCCGGGCCTGCGCTGGGGACACCATGAAGGCTGGGGACCAGGCGGGATGGGAGGGGAATGAGGGTTCGGCCCCTGCTGCAGGGGCCCACAGCCAGGAGACCCCCTCCTCTAGCCCCTGCTTTCCCCTTCAACAGACTCGGGTGGGGGGGAAAGGGGTCGGAGAGGCCCTGCCCACACCCAGCCTCATGTGTCACTACACGTCACCCACTCCTTCAGCCggtccccctgccccgcccctccaccaCTGCCCGAGCTGTATTCTCACCTTCGTCCCCCGGGGTCCCCTGTTCAGTCAAGGCAGAATCTTCAGGGGGTGCGGAGGGCTCGAGGGGGGGTGTAGGGATGGGAGCAGGGGGGCTGAAACCTGGCTCAGGGGGTAGCACGGTGATCTGTGTGCACTTGCCGTAAAGGTCCACAACGGCCCAGACACGCGCGGGGAGGCCCGTGGCGGCCACCCCGCAGTCCCGCCCGTTCACCCAGAGCCGCAGCTCCCCGGCAACTGTGCGCTCCACGCCCACACGGTCCCCTTCACCGAGCTGGTCCAGGTCCTGACCATACTCCTCCAGCACAGAACGTCCATCCCTCAGCACTGAGCAGCCCGACACCACCCATGAGCCCCCCTTCAGCCCCGTGGCGCTGCTTGGGAAGTCCAGCACACTGGGGTCCAGTGCCGTCACCCCAATCTCAATGGAGCCACTCCAGGAGTTGACCTGCGATGAGAGTGGTGGACAGGGACTCAGGAAGGGCCCCCACGGGTCTCCCACCACTAGGAAACCACACTTCACAGACCACCGTGTCCCCCCTCTTGCCACGTCCCAGCCAGCTGGCTCTTCTCTCTTGAGACGCGGGACACTAACCCAGAGGTGCGGTCCTACAAGCAACTTCCTGGACTCTGTCTCAGGGACCGTGGGCACCGCTGTCCCCTAGCAACTCTGCTCCCTACTCTGGCGGCTCGGTGTCTCTGACACCATGCCTGTCCCCACCGTCTGGGCTAAATTCCCTGGCTGCAGCCCCCTGCCTCCTCTAAGTGCCCGGTGTCTGTGACTTCCCAACCACCCAGATGCACAGCTCTCCGAGTCCGTTCTCCCTGCTCTTGTACAccgctctcctcctcccctggcccGTTTCTCTCCTAGGCCCTGGCTCCACTCAGATTCACTCACTTCCCAAATTCCACCTCTGTGCCCCTGGCCTCGTCACCAAACGACACACAAGAGGCacacctccctctccctgagTGTCCCTCCCCACCCATCGTTCCGGCCTGAGTTTATCCTCCGATGGTTGTACTTCGCCtggttctctctcctcctgtcagGTCCCTGACATCTCTCCGTCCTCCGCCTGCCACAAGCCATTCCAGGAGACCTGTTCCCCAGCCATTCTAGTGGCTGAAGCccgtgtcccttccctgctcctgggtCCGGAGGAAATCAAGCTCTCCTTACCCGTTTCCCCTCCAGACTCAATGTTTCTACTTCCCGCTCCCCTCCTGCCCGTCACCGGGTGCCCATAAGGTCCGTCGGTTCCCTCTCGGTGCCCGGCGATGGGGCTGCCCCGGTTGTCCCCCATCCCGCCTCtcgctctccccctcccaccaccctccaCATCTCGGTTCCGCGGACCCAGCTCCGCACCTTGCGGTCGATGCGGACGGTGAAGACGCGGCCGTCGCGCAAAGGCTCCCGGCTCAACACCAGCCCGTGGTTGAACTCCTGGCCCGGCTGCTGCCGCCGCGCTGTACGCCCACAGGCCGACAGGCTCACCAAGCGCCCGGTGCGCGGGTGCAGCTCCCCGCCGCTGCCCAGACCCCCGCCGGACCCCGGCCCTGGGCCGCTCCCGccggggcccccacccccacccggccccgGCCCGGGGCCTCCCCCAGAGCCCCCGCTCCCACCCGACCCCGCCGCCATCGCCGCTGACACCCGGGCCGCGCGACAGCCGCGCTTGGCGGCACCGTGGCAACCGCGGTGCACACACACCCGGAGGGAATAGGGCTCGGGGCTGGGGCCAGGTATGCTTTACGGCACTGCCGGGCAACGAAGCATCCCGGGCTAGGGAACTAATGACCACCGCGGTGGGAACAGAAGGACGACGGGGTCGGGCAGGCTTGCTTTACGGCACGGCCAGGTGACGGAGTGGCTCAGAGTGGGGTGCAGACTCGGGCAGCGAGCTTTTGCGACAGTAGAAGAAACGACCGCCTCAGGCATCTTTACGACGCAGGGGGTGCTGGCCCCCACCTTCAGCTTTGCGACAGCGGCCCCAACGACCCCGCCCCCGCCGAGGCAGGCGACGCCTTGAAGTTTTCGCTTTACGGCAACAGGAGGAGGTGTCTTCCCTTCGCGCTACACCCTTCGACGCCGTAAGAGCGGCGTCTGGAGCATCCAGAGAAGGGAACCGGtagctttataaataaaaacctcTGCCCTCGCACCGAGACCGGATATATTTTGCGACACTGTCGCAGTCCCTCCACTGTGTAGCGCACTTCTCGTGAGAGGCAAAGCGCGTcgacttggggggggggcagggaagggactcGTGATATTCCTAAACAAGCCCACTTGAACTCCAATCTAGCCAAACCCTTAAATTTTAAAGCCACGGATGAAGAGTCCAATGAAACCCTGGCAGGCAGATTCAAGCAATGGCACTGACGGTCCTGCCCCCAAAACCCCGAGCTATCAAGCCCCCCAGCCCAGCGGTCCGAGCTCGCGCCGAGGTTGGAGGACTATGACGTCACAATGAAGGCTTCCGCCCCATGACCGGGACCCCTGACTATGATTGGATAATTCGGATGAAGGCGGTGATGGGGAAGAAGGGCGGGAACAAATcccagagacaaagaaagaaggcCTTTGGGTGGGGCAGCCGGAGGGGCCCCTAGCCCGAGGTCCCTATATAAAGTCTCGATGCCGGGGCCGCGGCTCCAGGTAGCTGAGCGGGAGGGGACCCGGGCCTCAGCCCGAGCCCCCGACCTCCACGCCCCTCCGCCCAACGCcacggtgggggcggggcctcggggcGGGGCTATGAGAAACAAGTAGGCGGAGCGGGGCGGGGCAGCTAAGAGAGGTCCCCGGATGGGGCCAGGGAGAAGCCCGAGGCTCTGGGGGCTGCCGGCGGCCGCAGTGGGGAATCCCCGGGAGAGGCGACCATGGGTGTGTCCGGAGGAATCACGTTCGAGGCAGACGCCGGGCCGCCCTCCAGCGTAGTCCCGTTTCACGGTTCTGGGCCCTCCCTGCACCCCGGGGGAATCGTAACTCGCAGTCCTGAATCTAGCCGGCCGTCCGGGGGCGTAGCAGTCCTCGGTTCCGGACCCAACCAGCACCCTGGGGAGGTTGCGAACCTCGGCACTGGGTCCGGCCCGTACCCAAGCGGATTACATGGCCCCTTCCCTGAAACTAGAGTATCCGGGACCTACAGGCTCGGGTCCGAGGGGTCTGGGGCGTACAACTCCGGACGCAGTCCGCGCTCCAAGTCAACTTGCTTGCACTCCCACAAACCTTGTGAGGACCGGCCCCGGAGCATCCTAAAAAGCAACGGCTCCGTCTTGATGCAGAAATCCGCCATTGCGGAGAAGTAAAGAGTTCAGCTCGGCTGGCAcccggctcggagcccggagggAGGGGTTTCGGAcactggagggggcggggctagGAGGAAGGGGCGGGGTCCTGAGAACTAGAAGAGAGAGTCGCTGAgggcttgggggggtgggggggtggaatcTGAGCTTCCAGGCCTCCGGGAGAGCAGGTACAGGGTAAACGCTGGCTACGCCGTGTGTGATTATCGTTAGGCGTGACCCCCGCCCTCACTGCTACGCCTCTGAGACTACGAGCGGTACAAGAAGTTTCTGAATGGAAGAAAGTGGGAGGGCTGTGAGGAGGAGGTCGCTGAAAGTTTTCCTACACCTTTCTGTGTCCTCCTACGCCAGGAACAAGTCTCAGCGGTGGAACGAAATGAATATCCTAGTCACCTACCACCCTGCTGACAAGGACTATGGATTTATGAAGGTGGATGAACCCAGCACTCCCTACCACAGGTGCTGAGCCCTCAGCCCTAACCTTTTAGCCCAGACCCTTCCCTATTCAAAggcagtgggggaggcagagaggcccCAGGGATTGGATACTTTCAGATGCTTGCCCCTCACCACTGCTTACTCCCTCGTCTGCAGGCTGCAGGACAGTGATAAGGACCTGCCTGGGGCATCCTCTCCTTCAGTGACTCCGAAGGTGCTGGCCAAGAGGTGAGAGTCCTGCCAGAGGTCAGTAGGGATGTGGggcctctttctccctccacccctgagCTCTGAGGTCTGAGCCAGCTCTGCTTTTTGGCCACCAAAATGGGAGGCACTACAGTTCCCATCTGGACTGACCAAGGCCAAGGTGGGGGAATTAGCCAGCTACATCTACCACCTGCCCCTCCTCGTTCTCTCTGTTTGGTGCCCGCAACCAGTCTCCCTCCTCTTCAGGTTGGCAAAAATGGACAATCTCTATCCCAAGGTCCTCCAGTATGGTGATACCAGAAGTTTGGGAGCTCCAGACCACTTTTCCAAGACACGTGAGATGAGGGGTGGGGATTGAGCGGAAAGGGGAGGCAGAGTGAACCGTCAGCGAGAGCCTGGCCGGAAAGCCAAGCTGTTTACAATGGCCCGCAGACTCCAGTGACTTCATAAACCGCCGAAAGACACATTACGATGAAGGAAAGGTCTTCGAGACTCAGAAAAGTTTTTCCTTCAATGATAATAAGCACAACAACAAAGCAGGCCGTGCCAATACGGGCAGTGGCGGTCGGGGCATGATGCTGGACCCAGAGCCCAGGCCTGTGGAGAGAGGCCGGACAGGAGGACTGGCCAGAGGAGTCAGCGATGAGATTGACCTGGTCACCGGGAACCACATCCGAGAAGCCAAGGGTTAGCTATGGTGGAGCCCCAGGGATTTGTGGGAATTGTAGTCCAGAGTCTTTGCCATACCCTATCTTTCTCAGTGGCCATTGGCCCAGGGCCTTGCTACCTGGGAGGGAGGTAATGGCAGGTGACCCCCAGGGAAGACGGaaggcgggtggggtgggggcctcaTCAGAATAGTCCTCAGGAAGCCCAAGAGAACCATGGGGGATGGAGAGGTCACTGGGATTTTCTAATACGGGAAGAGGCCAGAGAAGTGAGATGAAAACCCAGGGCTGGAACTTCTCCCCTGTGGAGGGGGCCATCACGGACACCTGGGGGTCCTGGATACCCTAGGTGGCCATAAGACCCAGATGGACTCGGATGATTCGGCAGATCCCCCTGCCTTCAGAAATCAGTGCCGAGCTTCAGCCATCATCAGGTCAGGCCAGGAAAGTGGTCTGCGACAAGGAAAGGAGTATTACATCAAAGGAAGATACCTGaggagctccccccaccccgagctCGAGGAGGACACAGAAGATGAGCATGAGGAGCAGGACAGTGAGAGCTGGGCCGGGtcagcctggggcgggggggtgctgACAACCCCAGACTGATGGGTGCCCCAGCCTTGACCCTGTGGTGTTTCCAGGCTCTGCAAACTTGAGCTGGGTGATTGAGAATCCCATAAGCACTGAGGTCCGtctgctgggccacccaggaagCCCCGTTCAGGATCACAAGGCCACCAAGGACCGCCTGAAAGTGACAGTGACAAAATCGGAACCTGGTGAGGGCCCCAGGCCCCAACAGCTGGCTCTTGACAagctcccatccccccaccccaccttctttGCATACCAGTATACCTTCAACAGATGCTAAGAGCGGCCTCGGGCATCCTGGTGTGCAGGGCCCACGTTGTACAGAGAGGAACGAGGGAGGCTCAGAAGGGGTTGGGACCCCCTCCAGCTTGGCACTAGCTGTTGGTCCCGCGCCTCCC includes:
- the NEURL4 gene encoding neuralized-like protein 4 isoform X6, whose protein sequence is MAAGSGGSGGSGGGPGPGPGGGGGPGGSGPGPGSGGGLGSGGELHPRTGRLVSLSACGRTARRQQPGQEFNHGLVLSREPLRDGRVFTVRIDRKVNSWSGSIEIGVTALDPSVLDFPSSATGLKGGSWVVSGCSVLRDGRSVLEEYGQDLDQLGEGDRVGVERTVAGELRLWVNGRDCGVAATGLPARVWAVVDLYGKCTQITVLPPEPGFSPPAPIPTPPLEPSAPPEDSALTEQGTPGDEDFASMELSEVVGNAILSAYNGGLLNVNLSSPPAGEGPGPSGAATSPVLTSNDALLFHEKCGTLIKLSNNNKTAERRRPLDEFNNGVVMTNRPLRDNEMFEIRIDKLVDKWSGSIEIGVTTHNPNSLEYPATMTNLQSGTIMMSGCGILTNGKGTRREYCEFSLDELQEGDHIGLTRKSNSALHFFINGIDQGVATPLTPPVVYGVVDLYGMAVKVTIVHNNNHSDRLRRNNAILRALSPEGALRRAAPAAQAEPERLLFHPNCGQKAAITHEGRTALRPHATDDFNHGVVLSSRALRDGEVFQVRIDKMVDKWAGSIEIGVTTHNPAYLQLPSTMTNLRSGTWMMTGNGVMHNGTTILDEYGHNLDRLKPPFFQGRGHGGRGAAGGRDPALLCQRDDSGPRGLERAPGCLRSRGPLRPGGPGHHCGRQVPPVPEPLPEGNNQVSPSSPSSGAGGSDLRFHQLHGSNAVITNGGRTALRHNCRSEFNDAIVISNRALRDGELFEIVIQKMVDRWSGSIEAGVTAIRPEDLEFPNTMTDIDYDTWMLSGTAIMQDGNTMRNNYGCDLDALGTGARIGMMRTAKGDLHYFINGQDQGAACSGLPPGKEVYAVVDLYGQCVQVSITNATGPMDNSLATSNTATEKSFPLHSPVAGVAHRFHSTCGKNVTLEEDGTRAVRAAGYAHGLVFSTKELKTEEVFEVKVDELDEKWAGSLRLGLTTLVPGDMGPGTGGGPALPPSLPELRTKTTWMVSSCEVRRDGQLQRMNYGRNLERLGVGSRVGIRRGADDTMHILVDGEDMGPAATGVAKNVWAVLDLYGPVRSVSVVSSTRLEESEGTQPPSPSSDTGSEGEEDDDGEEHSPRGQNQVAIMPTALEFLENHGKNILLSNGNRTATRVASYNQGIVVINQPLVPQLLVQVRIDFLNRQWTSSLVLGVITCPPERLNFPASACALKRAAWLLRGRGIFHNGLKICEKFGPNLDTCPEGTVLGLRLDSSGGLHLHVNGLDQGVAVPDVPQPCHAVVDLYGQCEQVTIVSPEPGAASGKSAGTQGDMEKADMVDGMKESVCWGPLPAASPLKSCEYHALCSRFQELLLLPEDYFMPPPKRSLCYCESCRKLRGDEAHRRRGEPPREYALPFGWCRFNLRVNPRLEAGTLTKKWHMAYHGSHVAAVRRVLDRGELGAGAASILSCRPLKGEPGVGFEEPGENCAPPREEQPPPVLLSPSLQYAGAETLASKVQFRDPKSQRTHQAQVAFQVCVRPGSYTPGPPSAALREPPDPHFSPAELEWVTKEKGATLLYALLVRVE
- the NEURL4 gene encoding neuralized-like protein 4 isoform X1 yields the protein MAAGSGGSGGSGGGPGPGPGGGGGPGGSGPGPGSGGGLGSGGELHPRTGRLVSLSACGRTARRQQPGQEFNHGLVLSREPLRDGRVFTVRIDRKVNSWSGSIEIGVTALDPSVLDFPSSATGLKGGSWVVSGCSVLRDGRSVLEEYGQDLDQLGEGDRVGVERTVAGELRLWVNGRDCGVAATGLPARVWAVVDLYGKCTQITVLPPEPGFSPPAPIPTPPLEPSAPPEDSALTEQGTPGDEAFMVSPAQARPETFPNSLESHNDFASMELSEVVGNAILSAYNGGLLNVNLSSPPAGEGPGPSGAATSPVLTSNDALLFHEKCGTLIKLSNNNKTAERRRPLDEFNNGVVMTNRPLRDNEMFEIRIDKLVDKWSGSIEIGVTTHNPNSLEYPATMTNLQSGTIMMSGCGILTNGKGTRREYCEFSLDELQEGDHIGLTRKSNSALHFFINGIDQGVATPLTPPVVYGVVDLYGMAVKVTIVHNNNHSDRLRRNNAILRALSPEGALRRAAPAAQAEPERLLFHPNCGQKAAITHEGRTALRPHATDDFNHGVVLSSRALRDGEVFQVRIDKMVDKWAGSIEIGVTTHNPAYLQLPSTMTNLRSGTWMMTGNGVMHNGTTILDEYGHNLDRLKPPFFQGRGHGGRGAAGGRDPALLCQRDDSGPRGLERAPGCLRSRGPLRPGGPGHHCGRQVPPVPEPLPEGNNQVSPSSPSSGAGGSDLRFHQLHGSNAVITNGGRTALRHNCRSEFNDAIVISNRALRDGELFEIVIQKMVDRWSGSIEAGVTAIRPEDLEFPNTMTDIDYDTWMLSGTAIMQDGNTMRNNYGCDLDALGTGARIGMMRTAKGDLHYFINGQDQGAACSGLPPGKEVYAVVDLYGQCVQVSITNATGPMDNSLATSNTATEKSFPLHSPVAGVAHRFHSTCGKNVTLEEDGTRAVRAAGYAHGLVFSTKELKTEEVFEVKVDELDEKWAGSLRLGLTTLVPGDMGPGTGGGPALPPSLPELRTKTTWMVSSCEVRRDGQLQRMNYGRNLERLGVGSRVGIRRGADDTMHILVDGEDMGPAATGVAKNVWAVLDLYGPVRSVSVVSSTRLEESEGTQPPSPSSDTGSEGEEDDDGEEHSPRGQNQVAIMPTALEFLENHGKNILLSNGNRTATRVASYNQGIVVINQPLVPQLLVQVRIDFLNRQWTSSLVLGVITCPPERLNFPASACALKRAAWLLRGRGIFHNGLKICEKFGPNLDTCPEGTVLGLRLDSSGGLHLHVNGLDQGVAVPDVPQPCHAVVDLYGQCEQVTIVSPEPGAASGKSAGTQGDMEKADMVDGMKESVCWGPLPAASPLKSCEYHALCSRFQELLLLPEDYFMPPPKRSLCYCESCRKLRGDEAHRRRGEPPREYALPFGWCRFNLRVNPRLEAGTLTKKWHMAYHGSHVAAVRRVLDRGELGAGAASILSCRPLKGEPGVGFEEPGENCAPPREEQPPPVLLSPSLQYAGAETLASKVQFRDPKSQRTHQAQVAFQVCVRPGSYTPGPPSAALREPPDPHFSPAELEWVTKEKGATLLYALLVRVE
- the NEURL4 gene encoding neuralized-like protein 4 isoform X7 — encoded protein: MAAGSGGSGGSGGGPGPGPGGGGGPGGSGPGPGSGGGLGSGGELHPRTGRLVSLSACGRTARRQQPGQEFNHGLVLSREPLRDGRVFTVRIDRKVNSWSGSIEIGVTALDPSVLDFPSSATGLKGGSWVVSGCSVLRDGRSVLEEYGQDLDQLGEGDRVGVERTVAGELRLWVNGRDCGVAATGLPARVWAVVDLYGKCTQITVLPPEPGFSPPAPIPTPPLEPSAPPEDSALTEQGTPGDEDFASMELSEVVGNAILSAYNGGLLNVNLSSPPAGEGPGPSGAATSPVLTSNDALLFHEKCGTLIKLSNNNKTAERRRPLDEFNNGVVMTNRPLRDNEMFEIRIDKLVDKWSGSIEIGVTTHNPNSLEYPATMTNLQSGTIMMSGCGILTNGKGTRREYCEFSLDELQEGDHIGLTRKSNSALHFFINGIDQGVATPLTPPVVYGVVDLYGMAVKVTIVHNNNHSDRLRRNNAILRALSPEGALRRAAPAAQAEPERLLFHPNCGQKAAITHEGRTALRPHATDDFNHGVVLSSRALRDGEVFQVRIDKMVDKWAGSIEIGVTTHNPAYLQLPSTMTNLRSGTWMMTGNGVMHNGTTILDEYGHNLDRLKAGDTVGVVRREDGTLHFFVNGMTQGPAAWNVPPGVYAVVDLYGQAAQATIVDDVEVPPVPEPLPEGNNQVSPSSPSSGAGGSDLRFHQLHGSNAVITNGGRTALRHNCRSEFNDAIVISNRALRDGELFEIVIQKMVDRWSGSIEAGVTAIRPEDLEFPNTMTDIDYDTWMLSGTAIMQDGNTMRNNYGCDLDALGTGARIGMMRTAKGDLHYFINGQDQGAACSGLPPEVYAVVDLYGQCVQVSITNATGPMDNSLATSNTATEKSFPLHSPVAGVAHRFHSTCGKNVTLEEDGTRAVRAAGYAHGLVFSTKELKTEEVFEVKVDELDEKWAGSLRLGLTTLVPGDMGPGTGGGPALPPSLPELRTKTTWMVSSCEVRRDGQLQRMNYGRNLERLGVGSRVGIRRGADDTMHILVDGEDMGPAATGVAKNVWAVLDLYGPVRSVSVVSSTRLEESEGTQPPSPSSDTGSEGEEDDDGEEHSPRGQNQVAIMPTALEFLENHGKNILLSNGNRTATRVASYNQGIVVINQPLVPQLLVQVRIDFLNRQWTSSLVLGVITCPPERLNFPASACALKRAAWLLRGRGIFHNGLKICEKFGPNLDTCPEGTVLGLRLDSSGGLHLHVNGLDQGVAVPDVPQPCHAVVDLYGQCEQVTIVSPEPGAASGKSAGTQGDMEKADMVDGMKESVCWGPLPAASPLKSCEYHALCSRFQELLLLPEDYFMPPPKRSLCYCESCRKLRGDEAHRRRGEPPREYALPFGWCRFNLRVNPRLEAGTLTKKWHMAYHGSHVAAVRRVLDRGELGAGAASILSCRPLKGEPGVGFEEPGENCAPPREEQPPPVLLSPSLQYAGAETLASKVQFRDPKSQRTHQAQVAFQVCVRPGSYTPGPPSAALREPPDPHFSPAELEWVTKEKGATLLYALLVRVE